Proteins found in one Pelobates fuscus isolate aPelFus1 chromosome 10, aPelFus1.pri, whole genome shotgun sequence genomic segment:
- the ZMIZ1 gene encoding zinc finger MIZ domain-containing protein 1 isoform X4, with amino-acid sequence MQPPMNSLTSMKPSLSHGDGSFPYDSVPWQQNASQPPGSLSVVTTVWGVTNTSQSQVLGNPMVNANNPMNPGGNPMASGMNSNSGGMNSPQFAGQQQQFSTKGGSSQPYMQQGMYGRPNYPGGGGFAGSYPGGPNNPSGMGIPPHTRQPADFTQPAAAAAAAAVAAAAATATATATATVAALQETQNKDMNQYGPVCSSFQMGPAQAYNNQFMNQPGQRVPSAMNPAGMGPNMAPSNMSGPPMGMNQPRPGMNPFGSHGQRMPQQPYPGPRPQSMPIQGIKRPYPGEPNYGSQQYGPSSQFPNQPGQYPSPNPSRPMASPNYPGQRMAGQQPTGQYPPPSVNVGQYYKPEQFNGQNNNFSGSGYNSYSQGSMNGPSRPGPVGNYPHSPVPGNPTPPMTPGSNIPTYLSPSQDVKPPFPPDIKPNINSLPPPPNAKGKVHAFSPSSIAASHTDELRLTFPVRDGVVLEPFRLEHNLAVSNHVFHLRPTVHQTLMWRSDLELQFKCYHHEDRQMNTNWPASVQVSVNATPLTIERGDNKTSHKPLHLKHVCQPGRNTIQITVTACCCSHLFVLQLVHRPSVRSVLQGLLKKRLLPAEHCITKIKRNFSSVAASSGNTALNGEDGVEQTAIKVSLKCPITFRRIQLPARGHDCKHVQCFDLESYLQLNCERGTWRCPVCNKTALLEGLEVDQYMWGILNAIQNSEFEEVTIDPTCSWRPVPIKSEIHIKDDPDGMPSKRFKTMSPSQMIMPNVMEMIAALGPGPSPYPSLPPPPGGNNSGEYVGQGNNYQGHGNFDFPHGAPGGTTMNDFMHGPQLSHPPDMPGGMSSLDKPLSHSMQDPISHVGNAEQQHGSMPQGLHPPHPGSQPGQSLHHGGPAPQSRHPQQAPSHPHGDMTFNPSSVLDGQPGGQGAPDMPEPSLDLLPELANPDELLSYLDPPDLPNNSNDDLLSLFENN; translated from the exons ATGCAGCCCCCCATGAACTCTTTGACTTCCATGAAACCCTCCTTGTCCCATGG TGATGGGTCATTCCCTTACGATTCCGTCCCTTGGCAACAGAACGCCAGTCAGCCACCCGGTTCCTTGTCTGTGGTCACTACAGTGTGGGGAGTTACAAACACGTCTCAGAGCCAG GTTCTTGGGAACCCCATGGTAAATGCCAACAATCCAATGAACCCAGGTGGAAATCCCATGGCATCCGGCATGAACAGCAACAGTGGTGGAATGAACTCTCCACAGTTTGCTGGGCAACAGCAGCAGTTTTCTACAAAGGGTGGCTCCAGTCAGCCTTATATGCAACAGGGCATGTATGGGCGTCCCAACTACCCCGGGGGAGGCGGATTTGCTGGCAG CTACCCTGGTGGCCCCAACAATCCTTCCGGAATGGGCATCCCGCCTCACACACGGCAACCTGCAGATTTTActcagccagcagcagcagccgcTGCAGCTGCCGTGGCTGCCGCAGCTGCTACAGCTACCGCCACAGCTACAGCCACAGTAGCAGCGCTGCAGGAGACTCAAAACAAAGATATGAATCAGTATGGCCCG GTGTGTTCCTCTTTCCAGATGGGTCCAGCTCAGGCCTACAACAATCAGTTCATGAACCAACCTGGCCAACGGGTTCCTTCTGCAATGAACCCAGCTGGCATGGGCCCAAACATGGCACCTTCCAACATGAGTGGCCCACCCATGGGAATGAATCAGCCTCGGCCTGGCATGAACCCTTTTGGCTCTCATGGCCAGAGGATGCCGCAGCAACCCTACCCAGGTCCTAGACCTCAGTCCATGCCTATTCAAGGTATAAAGAGGCCCTATCCAGGAGAG CCAAATTACGGCAGCCAGCAATATGGACCAAGCAGCCAGTTTCCAAATCAACCAGGACAGTACCCAAGTCCCAATCCTTCCAGACCTATGGCATCTCCTAACTACCCTGGCCAGAGAATGGCAGGACAGCAGCCAACAGGGCAATATCCACCCCCTAGTGTCAACGTAGGACAGTATTACAAG ccagAGCAGTTTAATGGACAAAATAACAACTTTTCTGGGAGCGGCTACAATAGCTATAGCCAAGGCAGTATGAACGGG CCATCCAGACCAGGTCCTGTTGGGAATTATCCTCACTCTCCAGTTCCAGGGAACCCCACACCTCCAATGACTCCTGGGAGCAACATACCCACTTACCTATCTCCCAGCCAAGATGTAAAGCCTCCCTTTCCTCCGGACATCAAGCCAAACATTAACTCATTACCTCCTCCTCCAA ATGCTAAAGGGAAAGTTCACGCTTTCTCTCCTTCTTCGATCGCAGCCAGCCACACAGACGAGCTGCGTCTGACCTTTCCTGTTCGGGATGGAGTAGTGCTTGAACCTTTTCGGCTGGAGCACAACTTGGCTGTCAGTAACCATGTGTTCCACCTACGGCCGACTGTCCATCAAACCCTTATGTGGAG gtcTGACCTGGAGCTGCAATTTAAATGCTATCACCATGAAGACCGGCAGATGAACACCAACTGGCCAGCCTCAGTACAAGTCAGCGTCAATGCCACTCCACTGACCATAGAACGAGGAGATAACAAAACTTCCCATAAACCTTTGCACCTCAAACATGTATGCCAACCGGGCCGTAACACCATCCAGATAACAGTCACTGCCTGCTGCTGT TCACACTTGTTCGTGCTGCAATTGGTTCATCGACCTTCAGTACGCTCCGTACTACAGGGTTTGCTGAAAAAGAGGTTGCTCCCGGCCGAACACTGTATCACAAAAA TTAAGAGGAATTTCAGCAGTGTGGCTGCCTCATCTGGGAACACAGCGCTAAATGGGGAAGATGGAGTGGAGCAGACAGCAATTAAAGTCTCGCTGAAGTGTCCTATCACGTTTAGGCGGATTCAGCTGCCCGCGCGGGGACATGACTGCAAGCACGTACAG TGTTTTGACTTGGAATCCTATCTTCAGTTGAACTGTGAGAGAGGAACATGGAGGTGTCCTGTCTGCAA TAAAACAGCCCTTCTAGAAGGCCTGGAGGTTGATCAGTACATGTGGGGCATCCTGAATGCAATACAGAA CTCTGAATTTGAAGAAGTGACTATTGACCCCACCTGTAGCTGGCGGCCAGTACCAATCAAGTCTGAGATTCACATTAAAGATGACCCTGATGGGATGCCCTCCAAGAGATTTAAGACCATGAGTCCCAGTCAGATGATCATGCCCAATGTCATGGAGATGATTGCAGCACTAGGCCCTGGCCCCTCGCCTTACCCATCACTTCCCCCACCTCCCGGGGGTAATAACTCTGGCGAATATGTCGGACAAG GTAATAATTACCAAGGTCATGGCAACTTTGACTTCCCTCATGGAGCACCAGGTGGGACAACGATGAACGATTTCATGCATGGACCCCAGCTGTCTCATCCGCCCGATATGCCTGGTGGTATGTCCTCGCTTGACAAACCACTGAGCCACTCCATGCAGGACCCA ATTTCTCATGTGGGAAATGCTGAACAACAGCATGGCTCCATGCCTCAGGGTTTACACCCACCTCACCCCGGCAGCCAGCCTGGGCAATCGTTACATCATGGAGGGCCAGCACCTCAGTCTCGACATCCACAACAAGCACCCAGTCACCCGCATGGTGATATGACCTTCAACCCCTCCTCTGTTttagatggtcagcctggtgGACAGGGGGCACCTGACATGCCAGAGCCATCGCTGGAT ttgcttCCGGAGCTAGCTAATCCTGACGAGCTCCTCTCGTATTTGGATCCACCAGATCTTCCCAATAACAGCAATGACGATCTCCTCTCCCTCTTTGAGAACAACTAA